CCGGATCTCGTCCTGCGTCAGGTGCGGTTGGACCTTCAGCCGGGCTCCCATCGCGTCCTCCGTTTTTCGAGGAAATAAACGACGTGAACTCGGATACGTATGATACATCCTACGGCAACACTTCACCAGGATTTAGTATTAGACCAGGTCCGGGTGAAGTATTGGTGCGTCCCAATCGATTCTCGTGCTGCCGCGATGATAGATCCTTCGGCCTGCAACCACTTGCGCAGACGCTGACTACAGTCTGGCCGGCCTCAGGATGACGTCGGCGTGGGATCGGTTCGGGTGCATCAACCCAATTCCCGGACTTCCCAGTACGCAGAGCAGCGGAGGCAGCAGAGGAAACCACGGTGAGTTCTCTGCTGCCTCTGCTCCTCTGCGTGAGAAAAATCCCCCTACCAGATCATGCCGCCGAGAAGGCTCTTCAGCAGTTGGAGGGCGAAGATCGCCACCATCGGCGACAGGTCGAACATCCCCGTGCGCGGCAGGATGGAGCGGATCGGCTCCAGGATCGAGTCCGTCACCGCGCGGATGAACTGCACCACCGGGTTGCGGCTGACGGGGCTCGCCACCCACGACACGATCACCCGCGCGATGATCAGGATCTCCAGCACGGAGAGGAAATGATAGATCACGATCACCGCGCCACCTCCGGATGAATGCTCGAACTCAGGCCTGG
This portion of the Longimicrobium sp. genome encodes:
- a CDS encoding YggT family protein — encoded protein: MIVIYHFLSVLEILIIARVIVSWVASPVSRNPVVQFIRAVTDSILEPIRSILPRTGMFDLSPMVAIFALQLLKSLLGGMIW